The sequence TGGCTTGGCACGGCTGGaaccagggctgggctagggatGTGCTAGGGTCAGgaaaagagtcctagccatgataAGACTCGAGTCaaggggctggggaggagtcctagagGACTCCACTGGTGCAGATTATCGCTGGTGCGCTTGGTGTGTGCAGCCGCGCAGGGAAGAAAGGGCTCGGCTAGGGGGCttcgggctgggctaggctaggtccttaaggtcctaagagggtgcacaagggtcagGGTCAGGGACTGACTTGTTGGTTAAGTGGCTGAGCAAGAAAACAAAGAGTCCATGTCAATAAGGAGTCTAAGCCGTGAGCTTACAGCTGGTGTTGTGGCTTTCAGTTGGGGCTAGGGTCAGGTTCTAGGGGTCTAAGGGTTCATGAGGGTCCAGGGGAGGGCTGGTTTGAAGTTGGCTCAGGCCGGCTCGAGCATGGCTCGGTAAAAATCGAAGATGGCTCAAGGGTGTTTTTTGGGATAGTTCGAAAATAGGATTTTAATGGTTTAAAgttcgaaacatggctcactggggtcgagtcatggttcacgagggccgaataattattaaaagtctaagtttttaatatgGGAATTTTctattaaagtttggtttaattcgagattaaaatgcattaatatgttatatttaaagattaaattaaaagccatcgatttaagtcaaataaaaatatgaaaaaattaatgtaagctttaataattatttgggatggtctagtgtcgacggaattaagaaaatgtcaaatattttacgtctaggggtaaaacagtaattttacacTCAAAAATTAGTGAACGTCATGCCAGTGCTCGGAATGAtgttatatatgttaaaatgtttattttaaatttttatggatttttatgatttaatgtgTTAAAacctttattttaaatgtttatgtattctattatttaatatgttaaaatgtttatttaaatgtttatggatctttatgatgaaacgataacgttaaaagatatgttgcatgcttggtttaaaagaaaaaatttatgtcacgccccgagaccacggcgtcggtgacatccgacattgttaatcaaataacaataagcctcgtagcaaatagccaaataccagtctttttcataaattttccaTTATCTTTACAAATGAAGAAAAATACAGAGATTGCGGAAGCGAAAAGTACAAACATTACTAAGAAAGACAAATTAACACTAATGGACTTGAATATCCAGAACTTGAATTACTTCATCATAATTCTTTACCAGCCCCAGAACTGCTCCTGCTCTTTTTCTTCTACCTGTTCTTCATTCTCATCTGAAGAGGGACGTAAAAGGGGTGAGCGTTTTAGGCAACACTCAGCAAGTAGGGCCGATCGAATACCAGAAAACATTTGATACATAATACTTTAAAACCTTCTTCTTTTACATAACATAGTATATCAGAGTTGGATGAACATAAGTTAATAATTGAACAAATCAGAGTTTCAGAGTTGGATGAACAGAAATCAGATTTAGAACAATCAGAACTTTGAATCAGAACATTTTagaacagaacttatcagacaAACAGATTATAACGATCATGGGATATCcttgatcttgggctccctctggggccttctcccatagacaggCTCTCTCTGGGACCTTGTCTCTCACAGGCTTTTCCAATGCACCATTATCAGATTCAAACAAATAACTTATCATTCGGAGACAAATTGGTTCGAACAGAATGACACCAACATAGAACGAAACGGAGAAGCATAAACGAACAAACAGACGGAACGAAACAAAACGATTTGAAGTAACTTAGTGATTTTCGAAACCCACACTTATTCACGTCATGCAGTAAACGATCGaattttaaaacacacataatctttaaaacatataaacccACTTACCTGAAAGATAGTTCCAAAAATCTTGGAATGAACAAGTTGGAGCTTGACACTGAAAAACCAGTCACCTTGCAAAAAAGTTTGTGCCTAATTGAAATGTTTGATCGATctgaattttggatatgttgcTCCAAACACGTGTAGGTATattctgaacggtggagatcggatttGGATGTGTAAAACAATTAGAAAAACTTTCTAAAATTGGGCAGAATTTTTGGTACTCGAAAATTGCAACTTTTGGAGATAACTTTTGATGTtgttttggtgtgatttcaCTAATTCttttgccactatttataggcacCAATGTAACTTTAGGCCTTCCCCCTCCATACCAAAGGTTGCATGGTTAATGGTATTAATCACCAATGTGACTTTAGGCATTCCCCCTCCATACCAAAGGTTGCATGGTTAATGGCATTAAACACCAATGTGACTTTAGGTCTTCTCCCTCTATGCCAAAGGTTGCATGTAATTTATTCTCCTCCATGCCATAATTcatcttcaatgcaaaacaaAAATCAACTTGGTGCTTTGTCTCTTTTTATAGTAAAATTTTGGGTCTTTACTTCCTTCCTTCCTTGTTTAAAGTtccgtcctcgaaacttgaatTAGCTTTGTCTTTGAAAAGGTAGGGATAAAGGGTGCGCATCTTCTCTTTTAGCTCCCATGTTGATTCCCGTTCAGTATGGTTTGACCATTGTATTTTTACGTACGGGATGGTGCGGTGACGTAGCACTTGTTCTGTGTTGTTTACTATATAAATAGGGATTTCTTCATATTTCAATTCTTCATTCAGGTTGTCGTCGAGTATTAGTGGTGCAACCTAATAAGGGAATGTATCTTCTTAGTTGCGAAACATTGAAGACGTTATTGATTCGTCACATGTCAAGTGGCAAGGCTAGCCGATAAGCTTGGGTTCCGATTCTTTCCAGAATTTCGAAAGGTCCAACATATCTTGGATTTAATTTTCCCGATTTGCTGAAGCGGACCACTCTTTTCCTATGTGAAACCTTGACATAGATCTTCTCTCCGACTTCAAACTCCAACGGCCTTCTCTTCAAGTCAGCCCAGCTCTTTTGTCGGTCCTGAGCTTCTTTGAGTTTCTCCCTGATGATATCTACCTTCTCAACCGTGATCTGTACTAGTTCAGGCCCGGTGATGGCTTTCTCCCCGATTTTGTCCCAATACAGGGGcaatctacattttcttccatagaGCGCTTCATAAGGGGACATCTCTATGCTACCGTGGTAGCTGTTATTGTATGCGAACTCTATTAGAGGTAGATGCTCACTCCAATTTCCTTTGAAATCTAGAGCACACGCCCTTAACATGTCCTCTAAGGTTTGAATTTTTCTTTCGGTTTGGCCATCTGTTTGCGGgtgataggccgtgctgaggGTAACTTTGGTTCCCATGGTTTCCtggaaacttttccaaaatcgaGACACAAATCTTGGATCCCTATCAGATAGTATACTTTTTGGAACTCTGTGTAATCTTACTATGTTGTCCATGTACAAGGTGGCTAGTTTATCTAGGTTGTAGTTCATTCGCACCGGTAAAAAATGTGTCGATTTGGTCAGTCGATCGATGATAACCCAGATCCTATCATGGTTTTGTCTTGACTTTGGTAAtcctaccacaaagtccatggaaatgagCTCCCACTTCCATGTTGGGATCTCTAGCGGTTGTAGGAGTCCTCCAAGTCGTTGATGTTCGgctttgacctgttgacaaaTTTGGCATTTAGCGACAAAGTCAACTACGtccttcattccattccaccagtaattcTGTTTCAAGTCTCGATAAATTTTGTTGCTCCGAGGGTGAATTGAGAACTTTGACTTGTGTGCCTCAGACATTACTTCTCATCTTATCTCATCGAGGTCTGGTACACACAAACGTCCTTTCATCCACAGAACGCATTTCTCATCAGTTTGGAATTCTTGAGCTTTTCCTTCTTGAAGTTGCTCCCTAATTTTTGCTATGGAAGGATCGTGATTTTGTTTTAACTTGATGGTTTCTTGAAGACATGGTTGAGCTGAAAGAGCCGATAAATTTACTTTTCCTACGTCTCTtcggctcaaggcatctgctaccttgtttgctttacccggatggtaactgattgttaaatcataatccttcaagagttcaatccaccgtctctgcctcatgtttaattcctttTGAGTGAATAAGTATTTGAGACTTtgatgatcggtgaatatctcgTATTTAGCACCATAtagataatgtctccatatttttagtgcaaatacgatggctgctaactcaagatcatgagttggGTAATTTTGCTCATAATGTTTTAATTGCCTCGACGCATAGgcaattacctgaccttcctgcataagtacacaccATAATCCTCCCTTTGATGCATCACTATATATGGTGAAGTTCTTGCCATCTTCGGGAAGTACTAGCATTGGTGTAGATGCAAGTTTTCTTTTAAGAATCTGAAAACATTTCTCGCATTCTTCGCTCCAAATGAATCTAGAGTTTTTCTGTGTGAGTTTGGTGAGAGGTATGGctattgaagaaaatccttcaacaaatttcCTATAATATCCAGCTAAGCCCAGAAAGCTTCGAATCTCAGTTACTGATTTTGGTCGAGGCCAATCCacaattgcctctactttcttggGGTCCACTGAAACACCTAGTTCAGAGATTGTGTGTCCCAAGAAGGTGACACTTGTTagccaaaattcaaatttcttaaatttGGCATACAGTTCTTTTTTTCTGAGTGTCTCTAGAGTGCGGCAAAGATGTTCCTCGTGATCTTTCTTACTTTGTGAGTAAAcaaggatgtcgtctatgaatacgaCCACGAACCTATCGAGGTAaggtttgaagactctattcatgagatccatgaatgctgctggagcattggtcagtccaaacggcattacCGTAAACTCGTAATGGCCGTATCTCGTCCTGAAGGCTGTTATAGGAATATCTTCTAATTTgaccttcagttgatggtatCCTGACCTCAGATCGAGTATTGAaaagaccttggctcctttcaATTGGTCGAAAAGGTGATCTATCCTCGGGAGAGGGTATTTATCCTTAATTGTAATCTTGTTCAACTCTCTATAATCGATACATAATCTCATACTcccgtctttctttttcacatatAGTACAAGGGCTCCCCATGGAGATGCACTGGTTCTAATCTGCTTTTTATCCAACAACTCTTGGAGTTGGTCCTTTAATTCCTTTAATTCTGCTAGGGCCATTCTGTATGGTGTTTGTGAGATCGGTGCAGCCCCAGGAATCAAGTTGATCTCAAACTCCACTTCGCAGTCAGGAATCGTTCCAGGCAATTCTTCAAGGAAGACGTCCGAAAATTCCTGAATAACTGGAATTTCCTCTATCTTCAGAGTAAATTCGTCATTTACCTCGCTGATCATTGCtaggtaaatttcttaaccacttttcatggctttcTAAGTTTGTGACGCCGATAGAAGAGGTTTTTGCTCTTTAGATCTACCATGGTATATGATATTCTCATGGTTTGGAGTCTGCAGTTTGACACTCTTCTTCTGGAAATCCACCAAGGCATGATTCTTAGCCAACCAATCCATTCCCTGGATTGCGTGAAACTCGGCCATATTTAGTTGAATCAGTTCtgccttgaagatttgattattgatacaaaattttcaattacgATGTACCTTATAGGTTTCAATCGTTTTGCTAGCAGACGTTGCTATTCTTAATGTTTCACTAAGAGTTTCTCCTTCTAGTTTCAGTTTCTTAGCAAACCTTTTGGATACAAACGAATGGCTAGCACCACAGTCAAACAACACATAAGtaggcattttattgatcatAATGGTACCTGCTACCACGTTGTTTGCATTATCTGCTTCCTCTTGCGTTATGGCGAAGACCCTGGCATTGGGCTTGTTCTCCTTCGGCTTGTGATTTTCTGCGTTTGTTTTAACCCTTTTCTCCTGGTTCTACGGACAGGCAGCAATCCGATTACCTAACTTTCCACACTTGAAACAGGCACCAGTTTTCTTGTAACATTCTCCAAACTGTCGCATGTTCCAGCTAGGGCAAGGTCGTATTTCTCTGTTGTTAGGGTTGGTGAAAGTTCTTCTTGATGCTCAACTTGCATGGTTGGGTCTTTTAAAGTTCTGCCCACCCTGAGATGACTGACCAGAAAAGATGTGTTTGTGCTTACCCTCTTCTTCTCTGCGCTTGATGTCAGTCTCAGCACTCATAGCTGCTCTCATCAAATCAGCAAAATTGGTGGGTTTGAATAAAGCTAAAGCTGACTGTATTCGACTGTTCAGCCTTTTCTTGAAAAGATGTATCTTTAGGGTCTCATCTGCCATTATGGTTGGAACGTACGTTCCGAGGTCATTGAACTTTGAAGTGTACTCAATCACCGTCATGTCTGAAGTTTGCTtaaagctttcaaattcactcAGTTTTTGCAAACAGAATTCCGCCGGATAATACTGCTTCAGGAATGCTCTTCTAAATATCTGCCATGTAATTGGCCCATCCTCGGCCGTAGCTGGCAAAAAAATCTCCCACCATTTTCATGCTCTTTCCTCAACAAATGGTATCACCACTTCTACCTTGAGTTCTTCAGGCACTTCCAGCAGATGAAGTTGGCTTTCTACATTTTTGAGCCAGTTGTGGCCAACTTTTGGGTCGGGAATCCCATCATAGGTTGGGACTCGGTTCCTTCGGAGGGATTCATAGTGGTACTTAATACC comes from Primulina huaijiensis isolate GDHJ02 chromosome 2, ASM1229523v2, whole genome shotgun sequence and encodes:
- the LOC140956998 gene encoding uncharacterized protein; the encoded protein is MAGRPPINNCNPRRANQDDEENLPPPPPGVNLSQGDMMPIATIVAATLQGILNPNANNAIQQPPEPQPRGIKYHYESLRRNRVPTYDGIPDPKVGHNWLKNVESQLHLLEVPEELKIFRRAFLKQYYPAEFCLQKLSEFESFKQTSDMTVIEYTSKFNDLGTYVPTIMADETLKIHLFKKRLNSRIQSALALFKPTNFADLMRAAMSAETDIKRREEEGKHKHIFSGQSSQGGQNFKRPNHNQEKRVKTNAENHKPKENKPNARVFAITQEEADNANNVVAGTIMINKMPTYVLFDCGASHSFVSKRFAKKLKLEGETLSETLRIATSASKTIETYKGMDWLAKNHALVDFQKKSVKLQTPNHENIIYHGRSKEQKPLLSASQT